The proteins below are encoded in one region of Ricinus communis isolate WT05 ecotype wild-type chromosome 6, ASM1957865v1, whole genome shotgun sequence:
- the LOC125370392 gene encoding RING-H2 finger protein ATL38-like, protein MIGSGINLVMTVIGFAVSTMFIVFVCTRLVCARIQLNSSRRSFPIASRSDLSILERGLHGLEPVIVANFPTKKYSADLFLASEDAQCTVCLAEYHAEDVLRILPYCGHSFHVTCIDIWLQQHSTCPVCRISLRELPEKKRMMPLFSSAIRSPYTTEPCNTHSYNCLLTGHGLSSRTNDNHMMDSIQESNCASESHEAEEGEHLSAVTEGNQNAKDKHVESPSIP, encoded by the exons ATGATAGGGTCAGGTATAAATTTGGTGATGACAGTGATAGGATTTGCTGTAAGCACTATGTTTATAGTTTTTGTATGCACACGTTTGGTTTGTGCACGGATTCAACTGAACTCATCAAGACGTTCATTTCCTATTGCTTCCAGATCTGATCTTAGCATT CTGGAACGAGGATTACATGGCCTTGAGCCTGTAATCGTAGCCAACTTTCCTACAAAGAAGTACAGTGCTGACCTTTTCTTGGCTTCAGAAGATGCTCA ATGCACGGTTTGTCTTGCAGAATACCATGCTGAAGATGTCTTGCGTATACTCCCCTACTGCGGGCACTCCTTCCATGTGACCTGCATAGACATATGGTTGCAACAGCACTCCACTTGTCCTGTTTGTCGAATATCATTGCGTGAACTTCCTGAGAAAAAGCGCATGATGCCCTTGTTCAGCTCAGCGATCCGCTCACCGTACACCACAGAGCCCTGCAACACCCATTCTTACAATTGCTTGTTGACTGGGCATGGGCTTTCATCAAGAACAAACGACAATCATATGATGGACTCCATTCAAGAGAGTAACTGTGCATCAGAGAGTCATGAAGCAGAAGAGGGGGAACATTTATCCGCTGTAACTGAAGGTAATCAGAATGCAAAAGACAAGCATGTAGAAAGCCCATCGATTCCCTAA
- the LOC8277621 gene encoding uncharacterized protein LOC8277621 yields MKDHTTSSSKKSSFLGTLYDDMSLILETGPFPHHGQKSDQDQARKSSSDVDPRLLMLLEFFRQLYVRKRDMFKKMFPESHDDEFVDQMLKKIGAMLSTAKSEKREDKTLQRSLSVGSPRPRSIDGDEPPLRLERFKVRTLVPGGGGGDSSSGGQGDTKSGGTKSK; encoded by the coding sequence ATGAAAGATCATACGACATCAAGCTCGAAGAAATCTTCATTTCTCGGCACATTATACGATGATATGTCACTAATACTTGAAACTGGACCATTCCCTCATCATGGCCAGAAAAGTGATCAAGACCAGGCAaggaaatcatcatcagaTGTTGATCCAAGGTTGTTAATGTTGCTAGAATTTTTCAGACAACTCTACGTTAGGAAAAGGGATATGTTCAAGAAAATGTTTCCAGAGTCACATGATGACGAGTTTGTTGATCAGATGTTGAAGAAAATTGGTGCAATGTTATCTACTGCAAAATCAGAAAAAAGGGAAGATAAAACTTTGCAGAGAAGCTTGAGTGTAGGCTCGCCCCGGCCACGCTCTATAGATGGAGATGAACCCCCATTGAGACTAGAGAGGTTCAAGGTTCGGACGCTGGTTCCCGGCGGCGGCGGCGGTGACAGCAGCAGCGGGGGCCAAGGTGATACCAAGTCTGGTGGTACCaaatccaaataa